In the Catharus ustulatus isolate bCatUst1 chromosome 18, bCatUst1.pri.v2, whole genome shotgun sequence genome, one interval contains:
- the NIPSNAP1 gene encoding protein NipSnap homolog 1 isoform X2: MAAGARSGSTALRRLRGGGAGAAPRGARGYSRDAEGSWFRSLFVHKVDPRKDAHSNLLSKKETSNLYKIQFHNVKPECLEAYNKLTEEVLPKLHSDPDYPCDLVGNWNTWYGEQDQAVHLWRFSGGYPALMDCMSKLRQNKEYLDFRKERSRMLLSRRNQLLLEFSFWNEPQPRQGPNIYELRTYKLKPGTMIEWGNNWARAIKYRQENQEAVGGFFSQIGELYVVHHLWAYRDLQSREETRNAAWRKRGWDENVYYTVPLIRTMESRIMIPLKISPLQ; this comes from the exons ATGGCGGCGGGAGCGCGCAGCGGGAGCACGGCGCTGCGGCGGctgcggggcgggggcgcgggcgcggccccgcggggcgcgCG ggGCTACTCCAGGGATGCCGAGGGCAGCTGGTTCCGCTCCCTCTTCGTGCACAAGGTGGATCCACGCAAGGATGCACATTCCAACCTCCTCTCCAAGAAGGAGACCAGCAACCTCTACAAGATCCAGT ttcACAATGTGAAGCCAGAATGCCTGGAAGCCTACAACAAGCTGAC AGAGGAGGTACTGCCCAAGCTCCACTCAGACCCTGACTACCCCTGTGACCTGGTGGGCAACTGGAACACGTGGTACGGCGAGCAGGACCAGGCAG TGCACCTGTGGCGCTTCTCGGGCGGGTACCCGGCACTCATGGACTGCATGAGCAAGCTCAGGCAGAACAAG gagtACCTGGACTTCCGCAAGGAGAGGAGCCGGATGCTGCTGTCCCGCAGGaaccagctgctcctggaattCAGCTTCTGGAATGAGCCTCAGCCACGCCAGGGACCTAACATCTACGAGCTGAGGACCTACAAGCTGAAG CCAGGGACCATGATTGAGTGGGGCAACAACTG ggctcgGGCTATCAAGTACCGCCAGGAGAACCAGGAGGCAGTCGGGGGGTTCTTCTCCCAGATCGGGGAGCTCTACGTGGTGCATCACCTCTGGG CCTACAGGGATCTGCAGTCCCGGGAGGAGACGAGGAATGCGGCCTGGAggaagaggggctgggatgagaATGTTTATTACACTG tcCCGCTGATCCGGACCATGGAATCACGGATAATGATTCCCCTGAAGATCTCCCCCCTGCAGTGA
- the NIPSNAP1 gene encoding protein NipSnap homolog 1 isoform X1, with translation MQPWGSLEAGQRRQLPAGLAVRPLDPDSPSSRSFPVYSCPAVLQGLLQGCRGQLVPLPLRAQGGSTQGCTFQPPLQEGDQQPLQDPVEEVLPKLHSDPDYPCDLVGNWNTWYGEQDQAVHLWRFSGGYPALMDCMSKLRQNKEYLDFRKERSRMLLSRRNQLLLEFSFWNEPQPRQGPNIYELRTYKLKPGTMIEWGNNWARAIKYRQENQEAVGGFFSQIGELYVVHHLWAYRDLQSREETRNAAWRKRGWDENVYYTVPLIRTMESRIMIPLKISPLQ, from the exons atgcagccctggggctctcTGGAAGCCGGCCAACGGAGGCAGCTGCCCGCAGGACTGGCAGTGAGACCTCTGGATCCCGATTCGCCATCCAGCCGGTCATTCCCGGTGtattcctgccctgctgtcctgcagggGCTACTCCAGGGATGCCGAGGGCAGCTGGTTCCGCTCCCTCTTCGTGCACAAGGTGGATCCACGCAAGGATGCACATTCCAACCTCCTCTCCAAGAAGGAGACCAGCAACCTCTACAAGATCCAGT AGAGGAGGTACTGCCCAAGCTCCACTCAGACCCTGACTACCCCTGTGACCTGGTGGGCAACTGGAACACGTGGTACGGCGAGCAGGACCAGGCAG TGCACCTGTGGCGCTTCTCGGGCGGGTACCCGGCACTCATGGACTGCATGAGCAAGCTCAGGCAGAACAAG gagtACCTGGACTTCCGCAAGGAGAGGAGCCGGATGCTGCTGTCCCGCAGGaaccagctgctcctggaattCAGCTTCTGGAATGAGCCTCAGCCACGCCAGGGACCTAACATCTACGAGCTGAGGACCTACAAGCTGAAG CCAGGGACCATGATTGAGTGGGGCAACAACTG ggctcgGGCTATCAAGTACCGCCAGGAGAACCAGGAGGCAGTCGGGGGGTTCTTCTCCCAGATCGGGGAGCTCTACGTGGTGCATCACCTCTGGG CCTACAGGGATCTGCAGTCCCGGGAGGAGACGAGGAATGCGGCCTGGAggaagaggggctgggatgagaATGTTTATTACACTG tcCCGCTGATCCGGACCATGGAATCACGGATAATGATTCCCCTGAAGATCTCCCCCCTGCAGTGA